One Streptomyces sp. NBC_01237 genomic region harbors:
- a CDS encoding IS1380 family transposase, with amino-acid sequence MKHSIGSYPRVRVQDDGRRVVSQAGSVLLAETARKTGLDQVISAALAPWRKPRAVHDPGKALLDVALAVALGGDCLADVAVLRAEPAVFGPVASDPTVSRLIDTLAASGGKALQAIRSARSEVRDRVWSLAGENAPGADGQVVVDLDGVLVIAHSDKEDAAATWKKTYGHHPLTAFVDHGPGGTGEPVAALLRPGNAGSNTAADHITTAQLALAQLPKRYRRGRQTLIRTDSAGGTHDFVSWLTRRGRWLSYSVGMTVTEAIHEHVLKVPASAWTAAVETDGEVRDGAWVAELTGKLLDGWPAGMRLVVRKERPHPGAQLRITDADGMRITCFATNTAGRPVAELELRHRLRARAEDRIRAARATGLRNLPLHTTAQNKVWLEIVQIALDLLAWMPMLALTGKARLWEPRRLRLRLFTAAGQLVTTGRQRILRLARHWPWTGHITAALERLALLPNPG; translated from the coding sequence GTGAAGCACTCTATCGGGTCCTATCCCCGTGTCCGCGTCCAGGACGACGGCCGCCGGGTCGTCTCCCAGGCCGGGTCGGTCCTGCTCGCCGAAACGGCCCGCAAGACCGGTCTTGACCAGGTCATATCGGCAGCTCTGGCGCCGTGGCGCAAACCGCGGGCCGTCCACGATCCCGGCAAGGCCCTCCTGGATGTCGCCCTGGCGGTCGCACTGGGCGGGGACTGCCTCGCGGATGTCGCCGTGCTGCGGGCCGAACCGGCCGTCTTCGGTCCGGTCGCCTCCGACCCGACCGTCTCCCGCCTGATCGACACCCTCGCTGCCTCCGGCGGGAAAGCTTTGCAGGCGATCCGGTCCGCACGCTCCGAAGTCCGTGACCGCGTCTGGTCGTTGGCCGGTGAGAATGCCCCGGGCGCTGATGGCCAGGTCGTCGTCGATCTTGACGGCGTCCTCGTGATCGCGCACTCCGACAAGGAGGACGCGGCCGCGACCTGGAAGAAGACCTACGGCCACCATCCGCTGACGGCCTTCGTCGACCACGGCCCGGGCGGAACCGGCGAGCCGGTCGCCGCCCTCCTCAGGCCGGGAAACGCGGGTTCCAACACAGCAGCCGACCACATCACCACAGCCCAGCTCGCACTGGCCCAGCTGCCCAAGCGCTACCGGCGAGGCCGGCAGACGCTGATCCGCACGGACTCCGCGGGCGGCACCCACGACTTCGTGTCCTGGCTCACCAGGCGAGGACGATGGCTGTCCTACTCGGTCGGCATGACGGTCACCGAAGCGATCCACGAACACGTGCTGAAAGTCCCCGCCTCGGCCTGGACGGCGGCCGTCGAGACCGATGGTGAGGTCCGTGACGGGGCCTGGGTCGCCGAGCTCACCGGCAAGCTGCTGGACGGCTGGCCCGCGGGCATGCGACTGGTCGTCCGGAAGGAGCGGCCCCACCCCGGCGCCCAGTTGAGGATCACGGACGCGGACGGCATGCGGATCACGTGCTTCGCGACCAACACCGCTGGCCGGCCGGTCGCCGAACTCGAGCTCCGTCACCGGCTACGGGCCCGGGCGGAGGACCGGATCCGGGCCGCCCGGGCCACCGGCCTGCGCAACCTGCCCCTCCACACCACAGCGCAGAACAAGGTCTGGCTCGAGATCGTCCAGATCGCCCTCGACCTGCTGGCCTGGATGCCCATGCTCGCGCTCACCGGCAAAGCCAGGCTCTGGGAGCCCCGCCGCCTGCGGCTCCGCCTGTTCACCGCGGCCGGACAACTCGTCACCACCGGCCGCCAGCGGATCCTCCGCCTGGCCCGGCACTGGCCCTGGACCGGCCACATCACCGCCGCACTCGAACGGCTCGCACTCCTGCCGAACCCCGGCTGA